A genome region from Panthera leo isolate Ple1 chromosome A2, P.leo_Ple1_pat1.1, whole genome shotgun sequence includes the following:
- the LOC122213907 gene encoding olfactory receptor 7G3-like — protein MKSGNFSATTEFLLLGLSEDPQLQPLLFCVFLSMYLVSVFGNLLIILAIVYDSHLHTPMYFFLSNLSFVDICLTSTTVPKMLVNIQTQSKSISYTGCLTQICFVLTFAGSENGILVMMAFDRFVAICHPLRYKAIMNPKLCRLLVLPSFVISVLDALLHTLMALRLSFCTDLEIPHFFCELAHVLKLACSDILINNILVYLVTSLLGVVPLSGIIISYTQIVSSVLKIPSAGGKYKAFSICGSHLIVVSLFYGTGFGVYLSSAATHSSRKSAIVSVMYTVVTPMMNPFIYSLRNKDMMGALRKLISRISASH, from the coding sequence ATGAAATCAGGAAACTTCTCAGCTACTACAGAATTCCTCCTCCTGGGACTGTCAGAGGATCCACAACTGCAGCCCCTGCTATTCTGTGTGTTCCTGTCTATGTACCTGGTCTCTGTGTTCGGGAACCTACTCATCATCCTGGCCATTGTGTACgactcccacctccacacccccatgtacttcttcctctccaacctGTCTTTTGTTGACATCTGTCTCACCTCCACTACCGTCCCAAAGATGCTTGTGAACATCCAGACACAGAGCAAATCCATCAGTTACACAGGCTGCCTCACCCAAATCTGCTTCGTCCTGACTTTTGCTGGATCAGAAAATGGAATTCTGGTAATGATGGCCTTTGATCGATTTGTGGCCATCTGTCACCCATTGAGGTACAAGGCCATCATGAACCCCAAGCTCTGTAGGCTGTTGGTTCTGCCGTCTTTCGTCATTAGTGTTCTGGATGCCCTTCTCCACACTTTGATGGCACTGAGGCTGTCCTTCTGCACAGACCTGGAAATTCCCCACTTTTTCTGTGAATTAGCTCATGTCCTCAAGCTTGCCTGTTCTGATATCCTCATCAATAACATCCTTGTGTACTTAGTGACCAGCCTGTTGGGTGTTGTACCTCTCTCTGGGATAATTATCTCTTACACTCAAATTGTCTCCTCTGTTCTGAAAATCCCATCAGCTGGTGGAAAGTATAAGGCATTTTCCATCTGTGGGTCACACTTAATAGTTGTTTCCTTGTTCTATGGGACAGGTTTTGGGGTATACCTGAGTTCTGCAGCTACTCACTCCTCCCGGAAGAGTGCAATAGTATCAGTGATGTATACCGTGGTCACCCCCATGATGAACCCTTTTATCTATAGTCTGAGGAACAAGGACATGATGGGGGCTTTGAGGAAGCTCATCTCTAGAATATCAGCTTCCCATTAA